The Candidatus Binataceae bacterium genome includes a window with the following:
- a CDS encoding DoxX family protein, protein MKNLFATHAGWANFFLRVTLGVVMFPHGAQKVLGWFGGHGPAATYHQFVYSYHVTPFLVVLVFTAEFAGSIGLIFGFLTRIAAFGIFCDMIGAIMMVHRFNGFFMNWSGKQRGEGIEYHLLVLAMCLALMIAGAGKLSLDKAIAGSQAKKESGAD, encoded by the coding sequence GTGAAGAACTTATTCGCTACCCACGCCGGATGGGCCAATTTCTTCCTGAGAGTCACCTTAGGGGTAGTAATGTTTCCCCATGGCGCGCAGAAAGTCCTGGGCTGGTTCGGCGGCCATGGGCCTGCCGCCACCTACCATCAGTTCGTGTACTCTTACCACGTCACGCCTTTCCTGGTGGTGTTGGTCTTCACAGCCGAGTTCGCCGGCTCAATCGGGTTGATTTTCGGCTTTCTAACTCGGATCGCGGCTTTTGGCATCTTTTGCGACATGATCGGCGCCATCATGATGGTTCATCGCTTCAACGGTTTTTTCATGAATTGGAGCGGCAAACAGCGTGGCGAGGGCATCGAATATCATCTCCTGGTGTTGGCTATGTGCCTGGCCTTGATGATCGCCGGTGCCGGCAAGCTCTCGTTGGATAAGGCGATCGCTGGCTCGCAGGCCAAGAAGGAGAGCGGCGCGGATTGA